A window from Bosea sp. ANAM02 encodes these proteins:
- the metK gene encoding methionine adenosyltransferase, with protein sequence MCRFRESPTVSRQNYLFTSESVSEGHPDKVCDRISDEIVDLFFKEAAKAGMDASKVRVACETLATTNRVVIAGEVRTSLDEKAMKSKVKSAARKAIKAIGYEQDGFHWKKCKIDVLLHPQSADIAVGVDEAGNKDVGAGDQGIMFGYASRETPELLPAPIYYAHKILETLTLARKKGEGDAAKLGPDAKSQVTVKYENGKPVGVTQIVLSTQHLDESLSSADVRKIVEPYIRQALPDGWISKGTVWHINPTGKFVIGGPDGDAGLTGRKIIVDTYGGAAPHGGGAFSGKDPTKVDRSAAYAARYLAKNVVAAKLADRATIQLSYAIGVAKPLSIYVDLHGTGKVDEAKLEDVLGKLVDLSPNGIRNHLGLNRPIYAKTSAYGHFGRKAGRDGSFSWEKTDLVDALKKAVA encoded by the coding sequence ATGTGCCGTTTCAGGGAATCCCCGACCGTGTCACGCCAGAATTATCTGTTCACAAGCGAGTCCGTGTCCGAAGGACATCCCGACAAGGTCTGCGATCGCATTTCCGACGAGATCGTCGATCTCTTCTTCAAGGAAGCCGCCAAGGCAGGCATGGACGCGAGCAAGGTCCGCGTCGCCTGCGAGACGCTTGCGACGACCAATCGCGTCGTGATCGCCGGCGAGGTTCGCACCTCGCTCGACGAGAAGGCGATGAAGAGCAAGGTCAAGTCGGCCGCCCGCAAGGCGATCAAGGCGATCGGCTACGAGCAGGACGGCTTCCACTGGAAGAAGTGCAAGATCGACGTGCTGCTGCATCCGCAATCCGCGGATATCGCCGTGGGCGTCGACGAGGCCGGCAACAAGGATGTCGGCGCCGGCGACCAGGGCATCATGTTCGGCTATGCCAGCCGCGAGACGCCCGAGCTGCTGCCCGCCCCGATCTACTACGCCCACAAGATCCTGGAGACGCTGACGCTCGCCCGCAAGAAGGGCGAGGGCGACGCCGCCAAGCTCGGCCCCGACGCCAAGAGCCAGGTCACCGTCAAATATGAGAACGGCAAGCCGGTCGGCGTCACCCAGATCGTGCTCTCGACCCAGCATCTCGACGAATCGCTGAGCTCGGCCGACGTCCGCAAGATCGTCGAGCCCTATATCCGCCAGGCGCTGCCCGACGGCTGGATCTCCAAGGGCACGGTCTGGCACATCAACCCGACCGGCAAGTTCGTGATCGGCGGTCCTGACGGCGATGCCGGCCTCACCGGCCGCAAGATCATCGTCGACACCTATGGTGGCGCGGCTCCGCATGGCGGCGGCGCCTTCTCGGGCAAGGACCCGACCAAGGTCGACCGTTCGGCCGCCTATGCGGCACGCTATCTCGCCAAGAACGTCGTCGCGGCCAAGCTCGCCGACCGCGCCACGATCCAGCTTTCCTACGCCATCGGCGTCGCCAAGCCGCTGTCGATCTATGTCGACCTGCACGGCACCGGCAAGGTCGACGAGGCCAAGCTCGAGGACGTGCTCGGCAAGCTGGTCGATCTCTCCCCGAACGGCATTCGCAATCATCTCGGCCTCAACAGGCCGATCTATGCCAAGACCTCGGCCTACGGCCATTTCGGCCGCAAGGCGGGCCGTGATGGCTCCTTCTCCTGGGAGAAGACCGATCTCGTCGATGCGCTGAAGAAGGCCGTCGCCTGA
- a CDS encoding helix-turn-helix transcriptional regulator — protein sequence MIKKVPNPIDKHVGSRVRMRRMLAGVSQEKLGEALGLTFQQVQKYEKGSNRISASRLQQIAKMLDVPVSFFFDGAPTGDMPETGFADSAATTYISEFLTTSEGVQLTKAFTRIKSGRVRRRIIDLVEALAEEDAGTA from the coding sequence ATGATCAAGAAGGTCCCGAATCCGATCGACAAGCATGTCGGTAGCCGCGTCCGCATGCGTCGAATGCTCGCTGGGGTCAGCCAGGAGAAGCTGGGCGAGGCGCTCGGGCTGACGTTCCAGCAGGTGCAGAAATACGAGAAGGGCTCCAACCGCATCAGTGCGAGCCGCCTGCAGCAGATCGCCAAGATGCTGGACGTGCCGGTGTCCTTTTTCTTCGACGGCGCGCCGACCGGGGACATGCCGGAGACCGGTTTCGCCGATTCGGCCGCCACGACCTATATCTCCGAATTCCTCACCACCAGCGAAGGCGTGCAGCTGACCAAAGCCTTCACGCGGATCAAGAGCGGCCGGGTGCGCCGCCGGATCATCGATCTCGTAGAGGCGCTGGCGGAGGAAGATGCCGGAACGGCGTGA
- the lnt gene encoding apolipoprotein N-acyltransferase, which yields MALARVAEAVILGWGWRKRLIALAAGASGALALPPLDLWPVIVVPMTNAVWLIDGAVGISAWSRFRAAFAAGWWWGFGFFIAGLWWLGAAFLVEADKFAWAMPLGVVALPAFLALFPAFAFGFARLAWPRGAGRILVLAAMLALSEWLRGHVLTGFPWNVYGMMLAGEIHLAQAAALIGLYGLTLFAVAIGAAPAVLGTARTASGSRLPLLLAFVALAGLFAFGLWRMPDAPSPLVAGVKLRLMQPNLPQDAKFNSNSGAAILERYLELSDRATSPTTPGLQGVTHLIWPESAFPFLLGRTPGALSRIGAALPPDVTLVTGAARAGEMLPGESRPPIYNAIQVVNDEGVILASYDKVHLVPFGEYLPPILDRLIRGVGLSQFVAIPGGFAAGSARTQLAIKGLPTAAPLICYEAVFPGEVAARGPRAGFFLNLTNDGWFGQTSGPYQHFAQARLRSIEEGLPLVRVANTGISAVVDAYGRTVASLPLGVEGVLDSGLPRAGPVTPYGRLGDSIFAGLLLLFLAFSRFRAHD from the coding sequence ATGGCCCTGGCGCGGGTAGCCGAGGCCGTCATCCTGGGTTGGGGCTGGCGGAAGCGCCTGATCGCGCTCGCCGCCGGTGCGAGCGGCGCGCTCGCCCTGCCGCCGCTTGATCTCTGGCCTGTCATCGTCGTGCCGATGACAAACGCGGTCTGGCTGATCGACGGCGCCGTCGGCATCAGCGCCTGGAGCCGTTTCAGGGCCGCTTTCGCCGCTGGATGGTGGTGGGGCTTCGGCTTTTTCATCGCCGGACTCTGGTGGCTCGGTGCCGCCTTTCTGGTCGAAGCCGATAAGTTCGCCTGGGCGATGCCGCTCGGCGTCGTCGCCCTGCCGGCGTTCCTCGCCCTCTTTCCGGCTTTCGCCTTTGGTTTCGCGCGCCTGGCCTGGCCGAGGGGCGCCGGCCGCATCCTCGTGCTCGCTGCGATGCTCGCGCTCAGCGAATGGCTGCGCGGCCATGTCCTGACCGGCTTCCCCTGGAACGTCTACGGCATGATGCTGGCCGGCGAGATCCATCTCGCGCAGGCGGCCGCGCTGATCGGGCTCTACGGATTGACCCTGTTCGCGGTGGCGATCGGCGCGGCTCCGGCCGTGCTCGGAACGGCGCGCACGGCGTCAGGCAGCCGCTTGCCGCTGCTCCTCGCTTTCGTCGCGCTGGCCGGTCTCTTCGCCTTCGGGCTCTGGCGCATGCCCGATGCCCCCTCGCCGCTCGTGGCGGGGGTGAAGCTGCGCTTGATGCAGCCCAACCTGCCGCAGGATGCCAAGTTCAACAGCAATAGCGGTGCGGCGATCCTCGAACGCTATCTGGAGCTGAGCGACCGGGCGACCAGCCCGACCACGCCGGGCCTCCAGGGCGTCACGCATCTGATCTGGCCGGAATCCGCCTTCCCGTTCCTGCTCGGCCGCACGCCCGGTGCCCTGTCCCGTATCGGCGCGGCGCTCCCGCCCGATGTGACGCTGGTCACCGGTGCGGCGCGCGCCGGCGAGATGCTGCCCGGCGAGAGCCGACCGCCGATCTACAATGCGATCCAGGTGGTCAACGACGAGGGCGTCATCCTCGCCAGCTACGACAAGGTCCATCTCGTTCCCTTCGGCGAGTATCTGCCTCCCATCCTGGACAGGCTGATTCGCGGCGTCGGCCTGTCGCAGTTCGTCGCGATTCCCGGCGGATTCGCGGCGGGCAGCGCCCGCACCCAGCTCGCAATCAAGGGGCTCCCCACGGCGGCGCCCCTGATCTGCTACGAGGCGGTGTTTCCCGGCGAGGTCGCCGCGCGCGGCCCGCGCGCCGGGTTCTTCCTGAATCTCACCAACGATGGCTGGTTCGGCCAGACCAGCGGCCCCTACCAGCATTTCGCGCAGGCGCGCCTGCGCAGCATCGAGGAAGGCCTGCCGCTGGTGCGCGTCGCCAATACCGGAATCTCCGCGGTGGTCGATGCTTACGGCCGGACGGTGGCGAGCCTGCCGCTCGGCGTCGAGGGTGTGCTGGATTCGGGCCTGCCGCGCGCCGGCCCCGTCACACCCTATGGACGGCTGGGCGACAGCATTTTTGCCGGGCTTCTGCTGCTTTTCCTGGCATTTTCCCGGTTTCGGGCGCATGATTGA
- a CDS encoding hemolysin family protein — MSDDGRQSQNETAGRGLGHWLGQFLDRLGLRGGGTAREEIVEALAEENGELADLSVQERAMLTNVLSLRERRVGDVMIPRADIVAVPAEATLDELLAHFRTAGHSRLPVFDDTLDDPRGMVHIRDFLEYIAEKARPGENGPPDENGKLAIPHTLSAVDLATRLSETKLLRPVLYVPPSMPAVDLLVRMQSTRTHIALVIDEYGGTDGLVSIEDLIEIVVGDIEDEHDLEETPIVPAGENRYTADARATLDELKEATGVDLSGNEVADDIDTLGGLIVTLAGRVPAQGETVKGPDGLSFEILDSDQRRVKRLTIHCQSEPAPEEPAMEPG, encoded by the coding sequence ATGAGCGACGACGGTCGACAATCCCAGAATGAAACCGCCGGCCGTGGCCTAGGCCACTGGCTCGGCCAGTTCCTCGACCGGCTCGGCCTGCGCGGCGGCGGCACGGCCCGCGAGGAGATCGTCGAGGCCCTGGCCGAGGAGAATGGCGAGCTCGCCGATCTCTCCGTGCAGGAACGGGCGATGCTCACCAATGTGCTGAGCCTGCGCGAGCGCCGCGTCGGCGACGTCATGATCCCGCGCGCCGATATCGTCGCGGTCCCGGCCGAGGCGACGCTGGACGAATTGCTTGCGCATTTCCGCACCGCCGGCCATTCGCGCCTGCCGGTCTTCGACGACACGCTCGATGATCCCCGCGGCATGGTCCATATCCGCGACTTCCTCGAATACATCGCCGAGAAGGCCCGGCCCGGCGAGAACGGACCGCCGGACGAGAACGGCAAGCTCGCGATCCCGCACACGCTCTCCGCCGTCGATCTCGCGACGCGCCTGTCCGAGACCAAGCTGCTGCGCCCGGTCCTCTATGTTCCGCCCTCGATGCCGGCGGTCGATCTGCTCGTCCGCATGCAGTCGACCCGCACGCATATCGCCCTCGTCATCGACGAATATGGCGGGACCGACGGCCTCGTCTCGATCGAGGACCTGATCGAGATCGTCGTCGGCGATATCGAGGACGAGCACGATCTCGAGGAGACTCCGATCGTCCCGGCCGGCGAGAACCGCTACACGGCCGATGCCCGCGCGACCCTGGACGAGCTCAAGGAGGCGACCGGCGTCGACCTCTCCGGCAACGAGGTCGCCGACGACATCGACACGCTGGGCGGTCTGATCGTCACGCTGGCGGGCCGCGTCCCAGCCCAGGGCGAGACCGTGAAGGGCCCGGACGGGCTCAGCTTCGAGATCCTCGATTCCGACCAGCGCCGCGTGAAGCGCCTGACCATTCATTGCCAGAGCGAGCCCGCGCCCGAGGAACCGGCGATGGAGCCCGGCTGA
- the ybeY gene encoding rRNA maturation RNase YbeY gives MKDRPRGRRSAPPPETTSPEIHLDVRAQSRRWSELGKLPGLRALLNEALEAGIAVSPRKPMAGAELSLLLTDDKRIRIVNRDWRGFDKATNVLSFPAAPPERIAQSPLLGDIVIAYETVLREAEAESKSVVDHLRHLAIHGLLHLLGEDHETEDEARRMETLEVEALARLGVADPYAGAELVAAPVPSSA, from the coding sequence ATGAAGGATCGACCTCGCGGGCGGCGCTCGGCGCCGCCACCCGAGACGACGTCTCCCGAGATCCATCTCGACGTCAGGGCGCAATCGCGCCGCTGGAGCGAGCTCGGCAAGCTGCCGGGCCTGCGTGCCCTGCTGAACGAGGCGCTGGAGGCCGGCATCGCGGTCTCCCCGCGCAAGCCCATGGCCGGCGCCGAGCTCAGCCTGCTGCTCACCGACGACAAGCGCATCCGCATCGTCAACCGCGATTGGCGCGGCTTCGACAAGGCGACGAACGTGCTCTCCTTCCCGGCCGCGCCGCCGGAGCGCATCGCGCAGAGCCCGCTGCTCGGCGACATCGTCATCGCCTACGAGACCGTGCTGCGCGAGGCGGAGGCCGAATCCAAGAGCGTGGTGGATCATCTGCGCCACCTCGCCATCCACGGCCTGCTCCATCTCCTCGGCGAGGATCACGAGACCGAGGACGAGGCGCGCCGCATGGAAACGCTCGAAGTCGAAGCCCTTGCCCGCCTCGGCGTGGCCGATCCCTATGCCGGTGCCGAGCTCGTCGCGGCGCCCGTTCCTTCTTCCGCATAA
- the miaB gene encoding tRNA (N6-isopentenyl adenosine(37)-C2)-methylthiotransferase MiaB — translation MKKVHIKSFGCQMNVYDGQRMADILSHQGYEETATPEGADLILLNTCHIRDRAVQKVYTELGKLRDIKKAQGAEGQETKIVVAGCVAQAEGGEIQRRQPAVDLVVGPQAYHRLPELLAEAGKRRVVDTDLPVEDKFGFLPAPKRQAILARGVSAFVTVQEGCDKFCAFCVVPYTRGAEFSRPVAQIMAEVERLAGAGVRDVTLIGQNVNAYHGEGPDGAVWSLARLMHRVAEVSGIARIRYTTSHPRDMDDDLIAAHRDLPQVMPFLHLPVQAGSDRILAAMNRKHTGDEYRRLIERIREARPDIALSSDFIVGFPGETDADFEDTIRLVEEIGFASSYSFNYSPRPGTPAADLDAQVPRELMNERLYRLQERIEHHRQAFNRAMVGRTVDVLLERAGRYPGQLAGKSPYLQAVQIESDANQIGDIVRVVIEKTSTNSLFGRLAEPGETDGKGLAA, via the coding sequence ATGAAGAAAGTCCATATCAAGTCCTTCGGCTGCCAGATGAACGTCTATGACGGGCAGCGCATGGCCGATATCCTGAGCCATCAGGGCTATGAGGAGACGGCGACGCCGGAGGGCGCGGATCTCATCCTGCTCAACACCTGCCATATCCGCGACCGTGCGGTGCAGAAGGTCTATACCGAGCTCGGCAAGCTGCGCGACATCAAGAAGGCGCAAGGCGCCGAGGGGCAGGAGACGAAGATCGTCGTCGCCGGCTGCGTCGCTCAGGCGGAGGGCGGCGAGATTCAGCGCCGCCAGCCCGCCGTCGATCTCGTGGTCGGGCCGCAGGCCTATCATCGACTCCCCGAATTGCTGGCCGAGGCGGGCAAGCGCCGCGTCGTCGATACCGACCTGCCGGTCGAGGACAAGTTCGGCTTCCTGCCGGCGCCGAAGCGTCAGGCGATCCTGGCGCGCGGCGTCTCGGCCTTCGTCACGGTCCAGGAAGGCTGCGACAAGTTCTGCGCTTTCTGCGTCGTGCCCTATACGCGTGGCGCCGAATTCTCCCGGCCAGTCGCGCAGATCATGGCCGAGGTCGAGCGTCTCGCCGGGGCCGGCGTGCGCGACGTCACCCTGATCGGGCAGAACGTCAACGCCTATCACGGCGAGGGGCCGGACGGCGCCGTCTGGAGCCTGGCGCGCCTGATGCACCGCGTCGCGGAGGTGTCGGGCATCGCCCGCATCCGCTATACCACCAGCCATCCCAGAGACATGGACGACGACCTCATCGCTGCCCATCGCGACCTGCCGCAGGTCATGCCCTTCCTGCATCTGCCGGTACAGGCGGGCTCCGACCGCATCCTCGCCGCGATGAACCGCAAGCATACCGGCGACGAGTATCGCCGCCTGATCGAGCGCATCCGCGAGGCCCGGCCCGATATCGCGCTCTCCTCGGATTTCATCGTCGGTTTCCCCGGCGAGACCGATGCCGATTTCGAGGACACGATCCGCCTTGTCGAGGAGATCGGCTTCGCCTCCAGCTATTCCTTCAACTATTCGCCGCGCCCCGGCACGCCGGCGGCCGATCTCGACGCGCAGGTCCCGCGCGAGCTGATGAACGAGCGGCTCTACCGCCTGCAGGAGCGCATCGAGCATCATCGGCAGGCCTTCAACCGGGCCATGGTCGGACGGACGGTGGATGTCCTCCTGGAAAGAGCGGGACGCTATCCCGGACAGCTTGCCGGCAAGTCGCCCTATCTGCAGGCTGTGCAGATCGAGAGCGACGCGAATCAGATCGGCGATATCGTGCGGGTGGTGATCGAGAAGACGAGCACGAATTCCCTGTTCGGCCGGCTGGCTGAGCCCGGCGAGACCGATGGAAAGGGCCTGGCCGCTTGA
- a CDS encoding lysophospholipid acyltransferase family protein, with translation MNGLRFGALARLAMLCTGTLGLVLAQLVVMRVMPSRRGALPLRFHRLTCWCLGVRTRVRGAPPPAGTGALIVANHVSWLDIGVIGAERELAFVAKSEVGEWPVVGFLANLQRTLYIDRQRRSATAGMAATMGARIADGEEVVLFAEGTTGDGTRILPFRSSLLGAAHQAMGDATADVTVYPLTITYTGWQGLPGGRDGRAALAWYGDTELWPHLKLVLDWGAVDVELVWGEPIVMGRATSRKEATRLAEASVRKARRQAVTGRAEM, from the coding sequence ATGAACGGACTCCGCTTCGGTGCGCTCGCCCGTCTGGCGATGCTGTGTACCGGCACGCTCGGGCTCGTCCTCGCCCAGCTCGTCGTCATGCGGGTCATGCCGTCGCGACGGGGCGCCCTGCCGCTGCGCTTCCACCGCCTGACCTGCTGGTGCCTCGGCGTGCGCACGCGCGTGCGGGGCGCGCCGCCGCCGGCCGGAACCGGGGCGCTGATCGTCGCCAACCACGTCTCCTGGCTCGATATCGGCGTGATCGGTGCCGAGCGCGAATTGGCCTTCGTCGCCAAGAGCGAGGTCGGCGAATGGCCGGTGGTCGGCTTCCTTGCCAATCTCCAGCGCACACTCTACATCGACCGCCAACGCCGCAGTGCGACCGCCGGCATGGCCGCGACCATGGGCGCCCGCATCGCCGATGGCGAGGAGGTCGTGCTTTTCGCTGAGGGGACGACCGGCGACGGCACGCGCATCCTGCCTTTCCGCTCCTCGCTGCTCGGCGCCGCGCATCAGGCCATGGGCGACGCCACGGCGGATGTGACGGTCTATCCGTTGACCATCACCTATACCGGCTGGCAGGGCCTGCCGGGCGGGCGCGACGGGCGCGCGGCGCTCGCCTGGTACGGCGATACCGAGCTCTGGCCGCATCTCAAGCTTGTGCTGGACTGGGGCGCGGTCGATGTCGAACTGGTCTGGGGTGAACCGATCGTGATGGGCCGGGCGACCTCGCGCAAGGAAGCGACGCGCCTCGCCGAAGCATCCGTTCGCAAGGCGCGCCGGCAGGCCGTCACCGGCCGCGCGGAGATGTGA
- a CDS encoding GNAT family N-acetyltransferase, producing MAWLRRLLNPDSVPLRTIRLDTGHARDVATLHHQGGFARGWEPAECAALIADAAVVADGVFSGGGQHPEGFVISRKAADEAEILSIVVAPARRRDGFGRALLAAHLARLAEEGATQVFLEVEEGNQPAERLYRHFGFREVGRRKGYYPKPDGTRATAIAMRLDLA from the coding sequence ATGGCCTGGCTGCGCAGATTGCTGAACCCTGATTCGGTCCCGCTGCGGACGATACGGCTCGACACCGGCCATGCCCGTGACGTCGCGACCCTGCATCACCAGGGTGGCTTCGCCCGTGGCTGGGAGCCGGCCGAATGCGCGGCGCTGATCGCCGATGCAGCGGTCGTGGCCGATGGCGTCTTCAGCGGCGGCGGCCAGCATCCCGAGGGCTTCGTCATCTCGCGCAAGGCCGCCGACGAGGCCGAGATCCTGAGCATCGTCGTCGCGCCCGCCCGTCGCCGCGATGGTTTTGGCCGCGCCTTGCTCGCCGCGCATCTTGCCCGATTGGCCGAGGAGGGCGCGACCCAGGTCTTTCTCGAAGTCGAGGAGGGCAATCAGCCGGCAGAGCGGCTCTACCGCCATTTCGGTTTCCGCGAGGTCGGGCGGCGCAAGGGCTATTACCCCAAGCCGGACGGCACGCGGGCGACCGCGATCGCGATGCGGCTCGATCTCGCGTGA
- the tsaB gene encoding tRNA (adenosine(37)-N6)-threonylcarbamoyltransferase complex dimerization subunit type 1 TsaB, producing the protein MRILAIDTALGACSACVLDTADMVKPLAIEQIAMDRGHAEALMPLVERVMKDVEGGFGSLSRVAVTVGPGSYTGLRVGVSAARAIAFAAGIPAVGVTTVAACAAPLIGRESGRVIAAALDARHGQVWFQALTAEGKPLVSLRQVSYRDAARAIGAGPVSLVGSSALAVANEAWAIGLDALVIDDARAPDIAWVARLGFIADPETAPPRPLYLKAPETTPQDKARLPRR; encoded by the coding sequence ATGCGCATTCTCGCGATCGATACCGCGCTCGGCGCCTGTTCGGCCTGCGTGCTGGACACGGCCGACATGGTGAAACCGTTGGCGATCGAGCAGATCGCGATGGATCGCGGCCATGCCGAGGCGCTGATGCCGCTGGTCGAGCGCGTCATGAAGGATGTCGAGGGCGGCTTCGGCTCGCTCTCGCGGGTCGCCGTCACCGTCGGCCCTGGCAGCTATACCGGCCTGCGGGTCGGCGTCAGCGCGGCGCGCGCCATCGCCTTCGCCGCCGGCATCCCGGCCGTCGGCGTCACCACGGTCGCGGCCTGCGCCGCGCCCCTGATCGGGCGCGAATCGGGCCGCGTCATCGCCGCTGCGCTCGATGCCAGGCATGGCCAGGTCTGGTTCCAGGCCCTCACCGCCGAGGGCAAGCCGCTGGTCTCGCTCCGGCAGGTCAGCTATCGCGACGCGGCCCGCGCCATCGGCGCAGGCCCGGTCAGCCTTGTCGGCTCGTCGGCGCTTGCCGTCGCCAACGAAGCCTGGGCGATCGGGCTCGACGCGCTGGTGATCGACGATGCCAGGGCGCCGGATATCGCTTGGGTCGCCCGGCTGGGCTTCATCGCCGATCCAGAGACGGCCCCGCCCCGCCCGCTCTACCTGAAGGCGCCCGAGACGACGCCGCAGGACAAAGCCCGCCTGCCGCGCCGGTGA
- a CDS encoding NifU family protein: MFIQTEATPNPATLKFLPGRAVMPDGTLDLRDVTDAERSPLAQRLFGVSGVSGVFLGSDFITVTKSDGEWPHLKPAILGAIMEHFMSGAPVLAAGSAADVIEEGEFFDPADAQTVETIKDLLETRIRPAVAGDGGDITFRGYRDGTVYLAMKGSCSGCPSSTATLKHGIQNLLRHFLPDVREVEAV; the protein is encoded by the coding sequence ATGTTCATCCAGACCGAAGCCACGCCGAATCCGGCGACTCTGAAGTTTCTTCCCGGCCGCGCCGTCATGCCCGATGGCACGCTCGACCTGCGCGACGTTACCGACGCCGAGCGCTCGCCGTTGGCGCAGCGTCTGTTCGGCGTCTCCGGCGTCTCCGGCGTTTTCCTCGGCTCTGATTTCATCACCGTCACCAAGTCCGACGGCGAATGGCCGCATCTGAAGCCCGCGATCCTCGGCGCCATCATGGAGCATTTCATGTCGGGCGCGCCGGTCCTCGCGGCCGGCTCGGCCGCCGATGTGATCGAGGAGGGCGAGTTTTTCGATCCCGCCGATGCGCAGACCGTCGAGACCATCAAGGATCTGCTCGAAACCCGCATCCGTCCGGCGGTCGCCGGCGACGGCGGCGACATCACCTTCCGCGGCTATCGCGACGGCACCGTCTATCTCGCGATGAAGGGCTCCTGCTCGGGCTGCCCCTCCTCGACCGCGACGCTGAAGCACGGCATCCAGAACCTGCTCCGCCACTTCCTGCCGGATGTGCGCGAAGTCGAAGCCGTCTGA
- a CDS encoding universal stress protein translates to MVKRRRSYETGHRPKFLAVVDGSEECAKAIRFAARRCARVGAAIVLLGVATPPEHETWLGVGEVMQAEAEAEAEKRLEAAAAAVRTLAGLEPEKIVRVGNKADELVKLIEEDEDISLLVLAAGTSSKGPGPLVSALAGKSSASFPIPVAIVPGHLEDEEIDALA, encoded by the coding sequence ATGGTCAAGAGACGGCGGTCCTACGAGACGGGCCATCGCCCGAAATTCCTCGCCGTGGTCGACGGCAGCGAGGAATGCGCCAAGGCGATTCGCTTCGCCGCGCGCCGTTGCGCCCGCGTCGGCGCGGCGATCGTCCTGCTCGGCGTCGCCACCCCGCCCGAGCACGAGACCTGGCTCGGCGTCGGCGAGGTCATGCAGGCCGAAGCCGAGGCCGAGGCCGAGAAGCGCCTCGAGGCTGCGGCTGCGGCAGTACGAACGCTCGCCGGGCTTGAGCCTGAAAAGATCGTGCGCGTCGGCAACAAGGCCGACGAGCTCGTCAAGCTGATCGAGGAGGACGAGGATATCTCGCTGCTCGTGCTGGCGGCGGGTACGAGCAGTAAGGGGCCGGGGCCGCTGGTCTCGGCGCTCGCCGGCAAGTCCTCGGCGAGCTTTCCGATTCCGGTCGCCATCGTGCCCGGCCATCTGGAGGACGAGGAGATCGACGCCCTCGCCTGA
- the trpS gene encoding tryptophan--tRNA ligase: MSGFHQRVFSGMQPTSTLHLGNYLGALTNWVAMQDTHECIYCVVDMHAITMWQDPADLKRAIREVTAAYIAAGVDPKRSIIFNQSQVPGHAELAWVFNCVARLGWLNRMTQFKEKAGKDRENASVGLYAYPNLMAADILLYKATHVPVGEDQKQHLELTRDIAQKFNNDFGAQIAERGLGTGELGFFPLPEPMIQGPAPRVMSLRDGTKKMSKSDASDYSRINLTDDAEGIAQKIRKAKTDPEALPSEEKGLEGRPEAENLVGIYAGLSGSSKDAVLKQFGGGQFSGFKAALVDLAVEKLAPIAGEMRRLLADPKHIDDILGAGADRADAIAAPIMREVKDIVGFVRSR; encoded by the coding sequence ATGTCGGGTTTTCATCAGCGCGTATTCTCAGGCATGCAGCCGACCTCGACGCTGCATCTCGGCAACTATCTGGGCGCGCTGACCAACTGGGTCGCGATGCAGGATACGCATGAGTGTATCTATTGCGTCGTCGACATGCACGCGATCACGATGTGGCAGGATCCCGCCGACCTGAAGCGCGCCATCCGCGAGGTCACCGCCGCCTATATCGCGGCCGGCGTCGATCCCAAGCGCAGCATCATCTTCAACCAGAGCCAGGTGCCGGGCCATGCCGAGCTCGCCTGGGTGTTTAATTGCGTCGCCCGCCTCGGCTGGCTGAACCGCATGACCCAGTTCAAGGAAAAGGCCGGCAAGGACCGCGAGAACGCCTCGGTCGGCCTCTATGCCTATCCGAACCTGATGGCGGCGGACATCCTGCTCTACAAGGCGACGCATGTTCCCGTCGGCGAGGACCAGAAGCAGCATCTGGAGCTGACCCGCGACATCGCCCAGAAGTTCAACAACGATTTCGGGGCGCAGATCGCCGAGCGCGGCCTCGGCACCGGCGAGCTCGGCTTCTTCCCGTTGCCCGAGCCGATGATCCAGGGGCCGGCGCCGCGCGTCATGAGCCTGCGCGACGGCACCAAGAAGATGTCGAAATCGGACGCGTCCGACTATTCGCGCATCAACCTGACCGACGATGCCGAGGGCATCGCCCAGAAGATCCGCAAGGCCAAGACCGATCCCGAGGCTCTGCCCTCCGAGGAGAAGGGCCTTGAGGGTCGTCCTGAGGCGGAGAACCTCGTCGGCATCTATGCCGGCCTCTCCGGCTCGTCGAAGGATGCGGTGCTCAAGCAGTTCGGCGGCGGCCAGTTCTCCGGCTTCAAGGCGGCGCTGGTCGATCTCGCTGTCGAGAAGCTTGCGCCGATCGCCGGGGAGATGCGCCGCCTGCTGGCCGATCCCAAGCACATAGATGATATCCTCGGCGCGGGCGCGGACCGCGCCGATGCGATCGCCGCGCCGATCATGCGCGAGGTCAAGGACATCGTCGGCTTCGTTCGGAGCCGCTGA